One stretch of Clavibacter californiensis DNA includes these proteins:
- a CDS encoding methyltransferase family protein yields the protein MSPASRLPSARRWARLWFAAQALGGAAWWLAVPLVPAVRVATLGSLDPLPVALLDVPLFVVGSALAAAGIRWASVVASAYTLMVAVALAAYSTLTTEAGIGVVIMAAAALGSLIACALLLVGRLPTRWALIGPFAARPADASAPTSRHVLATALQIVVFWGSFLVVAPLGIRWLELRWRVAVPLPSWSLPVGIAVLVLASALGIWSAAAMSTRGGGTPLPAATATRLVIAGPYRFVRNPMALAGVTQAAAVGLMLGSWMVVAYAVIGSSLWNHVVRPGEEADLEARFGDPFRRYRAAVRCWVPTFPGVAATPR from the coding sequence GTGAGTCCCGCATCGCGCCTCCCCTCCGCGCGCAGGTGGGCGCGCCTCTGGTTCGCCGCGCAGGCGCTCGGCGGGGCCGCGTGGTGGCTCGCCGTCCCGCTCGTCCCGGCGGTGCGGGTCGCGACGCTCGGGTCGCTGGATCCGCTGCCCGTCGCCCTCCTCGACGTGCCGCTGTTCGTGGTCGGGTCGGCGCTGGCCGCGGCGGGGATCCGATGGGCGTCCGTCGTCGCCTCCGCGTATACGCTCATGGTCGCCGTCGCGCTCGCCGCGTACTCGACCCTCACGACCGAGGCCGGGATCGGCGTCGTGATCATGGCCGCGGCCGCCCTCGGATCCCTCATCGCCTGCGCCCTCCTGCTCGTCGGCCGGCTACCGACCCGGTGGGCGCTGATCGGTCCGTTCGCCGCCCGACCCGCGGACGCGAGCGCTCCCACCTCGCGGCACGTGCTCGCGACGGCTCTGCAGATCGTCGTCTTCTGGGGCTCCTTCCTCGTGGTCGCACCGCTCGGGATCCGCTGGCTGGAGCTGCGCTGGCGCGTGGCCGTGCCGCTGCCGTCGTGGTCGCTGCCCGTGGGGATCGCCGTGCTGGTGCTCGCGAGCGCGCTCGGGATCTGGTCGGCCGCCGCCATGTCGACCCGAGGCGGCGGCACCCCGCTCCCGGCGGCGACCGCCACGCGCCTCGTGATCGCGGGCCCGTACCGCTTCGTCCGCAACCCGATGGCGCTCGCGGGCGTGACGCAGGCGGCGGCCGTCGGGCTGATGCTCGGCTCCTGGATGGTCGTCGCCTACGCCGTGATCGGCTCGTCGCTCTGGAACCACGTCGTGCGTCCGGGTGAGGAGGCGGACCTCGAGGCCCGCTTCGGGGATCCGTTCCGCCGCTACCGCGCCGCCGTGCGCTGTTGGGTGCCGACGTTCCCGGGCGTCGCGGCGACGCCGCGCTGA
- a CDS encoding ASCH domain-containing protein gives MSDATAPVSPPDLAAAAGMWDAYAAARPQAVAAGPEHTVEHFGDHARLADELLGIVLSGRKRATAELVADFLARGDEVPRIGSHWIACDSTGMPRIVIRSTELRIGPFTSADAAFAHDEGEDDLSLESWRAQHRIHWERVSAARGAVWSEDDEIVFERFAVVWPPEHADPR, from the coding sequence ATGAGCGATGCGACCGCGCCCGTCTCCCCGCCCGACCTGGCCGCGGCCGCCGGGATGTGGGACGCGTACGCCGCGGCGCGCCCGCAGGCCGTCGCCGCGGGCCCGGAGCACACGGTCGAGCACTTCGGCGACCACGCCCGGCTCGCCGACGAGCTGCTCGGGATCGTGCTCTCCGGCCGGAAGCGCGCCACCGCCGAGCTGGTCGCCGACTTCCTCGCGCGCGGCGACGAGGTGCCGCGGATCGGATCGCACTGGATCGCCTGCGACAGCACCGGCATGCCGCGCATCGTGATCCGCAGCACCGAGCTCCGCATCGGCCCCTTCACGAGCGCCGACGCCGCCTTCGCGCACGACGAGGGCGAGGACGACCTCTCGCTCGAGAGCTGGCGCGCGCAGCACCGGATCCACTGGGAGCGCGTCAGCGCGGCCCGCGGCGCCGTGTGGTCGGAGGACGACGAGATCGTCTTCGAGCGCTTCGCCGTGGTGTGGCCGCCGGAGCACGCGGACCCGCGGTGA
- a CDS encoding HAD family hydrolase, whose translation MTAPDTSTPSPVASPAPWSCILFDLDGTITDSAPGITAQLAKTLVFMGLPVPGPAQLLEYVGPPILDSFRDLAGMDDDAQQRALAHYRAGYAGGGVFDSSVYAGVPEVLRAIHAAGIPLSLATSKPESQARRVLDHYGLTPFFTEICGASEDEVRSAKADVIEEALRRLRAAGVDLGNAVMVGDREHDVLGAAAHGIPTVMVGWGYGSPAEAAGTIAVVETTADLEARLIPTEARPAA comes from the coding sequence GTGACCGCACCCGACACGTCCACGCCCTCCCCCGTCGCGAGCCCAGCGCCCTGGAGCTGCATCCTCTTCGACCTCGACGGCACCATCACCGACTCGGCCCCCGGGATCACCGCGCAGCTCGCGAAGACGCTGGTCTTCATGGGCCTGCCCGTGCCCGGCCCGGCGCAGCTCCTCGAGTACGTCGGCCCGCCCATCCTCGACTCGTTCCGCGACCTCGCCGGCATGGACGACGACGCCCAGCAGCGCGCGCTCGCCCACTACCGCGCGGGCTACGCGGGCGGCGGCGTCTTCGACAGCTCGGTCTACGCCGGCGTCCCCGAGGTGCTGCGCGCGATCCACGCGGCCGGCATCCCCCTCTCCCTCGCCACCAGCAAGCCCGAGTCGCAGGCCCGCCGCGTGCTCGACCACTACGGGCTCACCCCCTTCTTCACCGAGATCTGCGGCGCGAGCGAGGACGAGGTGCGATCCGCGAAGGCCGACGTCATCGAGGAGGCGCTGCGTCGCCTCCGTGCGGCGGGCGTCGACCTCGGCAACGCGGTGATGGTGGGCGATCGCGAGCACGACGTGCTCGGGGCGGCTGCCCACGGGATCCCGACCGTGATGGTCGGCTGGGGCTACGGCAGCCCGGCGGAGGCGGCGGGCACCATCGCGGTGGTCGAGACGACCGCCGATCTCGAGGCCCGGCTGATCCCGACGGAGGCCAGACCCGCCGCCTGA
- a CDS encoding TMEM175 family protein, with product MPSERGLERLVAFSDAVVAIAITLVVLPLVDTARDGASDSAIGFLRENAAPLGAAALSFVVIANLWRAHHSVWGRFTSATRGMIRMNFAWLAAIVFLPLPTVLIVGTTREDRLGVVIYIGTMLVATSSLAIVAELAHRAGAEDDAAEAATASLRRRRWIPAGLMLLALVLAAAIPGVGAWALLVLLVAIPAERLGRPRVSRR from the coding sequence ATGCCCTCGGAACGCGGACTCGAGCGCCTCGTCGCCTTCAGCGACGCGGTCGTCGCCATCGCCATCACGCTCGTCGTGCTCCCGCTCGTCGACACGGCGCGCGACGGCGCCAGCGACAGCGCCATCGGCTTCCTCCGCGAGAACGCGGCCCCGCTGGGCGCGGCGGCGCTGAGCTTCGTCGTGATCGCGAACCTGTGGCGGGCGCACCACTCCGTGTGGGGCCGGTTCACGTCGGCGACGCGCGGCATGATCCGGATGAACTTCGCCTGGCTCGCCGCCATCGTCTTCCTGCCGCTGCCCACCGTGCTCATCGTCGGGACGACCCGCGAGGACCGGCTCGGCGTCGTGATCTACATCGGCACGATGCTCGTCGCCACCTCGTCGCTCGCGATCGTCGCCGAGCTCGCCCACCGCGCCGGCGCCGAGGACGACGCCGCGGAGGCCGCGACCGCCTCGCTCCGCCGCCGCCGCTGGATCCCCGCGGGCCTCATGCTCCTCGCCCTCGTGCTCGCCGCCGCCATCCCCGGCGTGGGCGCCTGGGCGCTGCTCGTCCTGCTCGTGGCGATCCCGGCCGAGCGGCTCGGACGGCCGCGCGTCTCGCGCCGCTGA
- a CDS encoding MATE family efflux transporter, which yields MRRPLDREILALAAPALGALVAEPLFLLTDTALVGHLGGAPLAGLGIASVILQTIVGLLVFLAYATTPTVARRLGAGDRPGAIRAGIDGLWLALALGAVVLVLGLLFADPLVRALADTGGADADPAATAAVVDAARTYLGISLAGIPAMLLVIAATGLLRGLQDTRTPLVVAVSGFAANAALNALLIYGFGLGVAGSAWGTVVAQWGMAAVFVVIAVRAARETGTTLRPGIRGVARSAASGGWLLVRTASLRAAILATVAVGAGLGVTGLATLQIALTLFSTVAFVLDALAIAGQALVGHGLGADVVPRVRAVARRLVQWGVGLGAILGLVLAALSPLLGPVFTGDTDIHRMLTAVTLVLAVGLPVAGYVFVLDGVLIGAGDARYLALAGLVNLAIYAPALILVAWLTETGRVAGTPALLALWAAFGLVYIGARALTLGLRARGDRWIVTGVARA from the coding sequence ATCCGCCGCCCGCTCGATCGCGAGATCCTCGCGCTGGCCGCGCCTGCGCTCGGCGCGCTCGTGGCCGAGCCGCTGTTCCTCCTCACCGACACAGCGCTGGTCGGGCACCTCGGCGGTGCTCCGCTCGCCGGCCTCGGCATCGCGAGCGTGATCCTGCAGACGATCGTCGGCCTCCTCGTCTTCCTCGCCTACGCGACGACTCCCACGGTCGCCCGGCGGCTCGGCGCGGGCGACCGGCCGGGCGCGATCCGGGCGGGCATCGACGGGCTGTGGTTGGCGCTCGCCCTCGGCGCCGTGGTGCTGGTGCTCGGACTGCTGTTCGCGGATCCGCTCGTGCGCGCCCTCGCGGACACCGGCGGCGCCGATGCGGACCCCGCCGCGACCGCCGCCGTGGTCGACGCCGCGCGCACCTACCTCGGCATCTCGCTCGCCGGGATCCCCGCGATGCTCCTCGTGATCGCCGCGACGGGCCTCCTCCGCGGCCTCCAGGACACGCGCACGCCGCTCGTCGTCGCCGTCTCCGGCTTCGCGGCGAACGCGGCGCTCAACGCGCTCCTCATCTACGGCTTCGGGCTCGGCGTCGCCGGATCCGCGTGGGGCACCGTCGTCGCGCAGTGGGGCATGGCCGCGGTCTTCGTCGTGATCGCCGTGCGCGCCGCCCGCGAGACCGGCACGACGCTGCGGCCCGGGATCCGCGGCGTCGCGCGCTCGGCGGCGTCGGGCGGCTGGCTGCTCGTGCGCACGGCGTCGCTCCGGGCGGCGATCCTCGCGACGGTCGCGGTGGGTGCGGGCCTCGGCGTCACCGGGCTCGCGACCCTGCAGATCGCGCTCACGCTCTTCTCGACGGTGGCGTTCGTGCTCGACGCGCTCGCGATCGCGGGCCAGGCGCTCGTCGGCCACGGGCTCGGCGCCGACGTCGTGCCGCGCGTCCGGGCCGTCGCCCGCCGCCTCGTGCAGTGGGGCGTGGGGCTCGGCGCGATCCTCGGCCTCGTGCTCGCGGCCCTCTCGCCGCTGCTCGGGCCGGTCTTCACGGGCGACACGGACATCCACCGCATGCTCACCGCCGTGACCCTCGTGCTCGCCGTCGGCCTGCCGGTCGCCGGCTACGTGTTCGTGCTCGACGGCGTGCTGATCGGCGCCGGCGACGCCCGCTACCTCGCGCTCGCGGGCCTGGTGAACCTCGCGATCTACGCGCCCGCGCTGATCCTCGTGGCCTGGCTCACCGAGACCGGCCGCGTCGCCGGCACCCCCGCCCTCCTCGCGCTGTGGGCGGCCTTCGGCCTCGTCTACATCGGCGCGCGGGCGCTCACGCTCGGCCTGCGGGCACGCGGCGACCGGTGGATCGTGACGGGGGTCGCGCGGGCCTGA
- the nucS gene encoding endonuclease NucS, with amino-acid sequence MRLVIARCSVDYAGRLSAHLPLATRLLMVKADGSLLVHSDGGSYKPLNWMSPPCTIVEVEPDDDQALAGVREIWRVVQPKTADMLVVSIHEVLHDSAHDLGVDPGLVKDGVEAHLQKLLAEQIHLLGDGHELVRREYMTAIGPVDILARDASGKSVAVELKRRGDIDGVEQLTRYLELMNRDPHLAPVAGVYAAQEIKPQARTLAEDRGIRCLLLDYDAMRGMDDGHSRLF; translated from the coding sequence GTGCGTCTCGTCATCGCCCGCTGCTCCGTCGACTACGCCGGCCGCCTCAGCGCGCATCTCCCCCTCGCCACCCGCCTCCTCATGGTCAAGGCCGATGGGAGCCTCCTCGTCCACTCGGACGGCGGCTCCTACAAGCCGCTCAACTGGATGAGCCCGCCCTGCACGATCGTCGAGGTCGAGCCCGACGACGACCAGGCGCTCGCGGGCGTCCGCGAGATCTGGCGCGTCGTGCAGCCGAAGACGGCCGACATGCTCGTCGTCTCCATCCACGAGGTGCTGCACGACTCCGCGCACGACCTCGGCGTCGACCCGGGCCTCGTGAAGGACGGCGTCGAGGCGCACCTGCAGAAGCTGCTGGCGGAGCAGATCCACCTGCTGGGCGACGGCCACGAGCTGGTCCGCCGCGAGTACATGACGGCGATCGGCCCGGTCGACATCCTCGCGCGCGACGCGTCCGGGAAGTCCGTCGCGGTCGAGCTCAAGCGCCGCGGCGACATCGACGGCGTCGAGCAGCTCACGCGCTACCTCGAGCTGATGAACCGGGATCCGCACCTCGCGCCGGTCGCGGGCGTCTACGCCGCGCAGGAGATCAAGCCGCAGGCCCGCACGCTCGCCGAGGACCGCGGCATCCGCTGCCTCCTCCTCGACTACGACGCGATGCGCGGGATGGATGACGGGCACTCCCGCCTGTTCTGA
- a CDS encoding GNAT family N-acetyltransferase, producing the protein MTASPLPALLETARLRMRPLGPSDVDVVHRLWAERDPRHPAHRRVDEEGRPSRDEVRDRLAVQAEESLRTGIGLLAIERQDEPGVVGYCGLVVGSASVDEPEMAFELLRDVHGAGLATEAARAVVDAARASGRARLWSTVRRWNTASFRVLEKAGFTDSGRVTPDPQDGDTVWMTCDLRIPTASGA; encoded by the coding sequence ATGACCGCGTCCCCGTTGCCCGCGCTCCTCGAGACCGCCCGCCTCCGGATGCGGCCGCTGGGCCCGTCGGACGTCGACGTCGTCCACCGCCTCTGGGCCGAGCGCGACCCGCGCCATCCCGCGCACCGCCGCGTCGACGAGGAGGGGCGCCCGTCGCGCGACGAGGTCCGCGACCGCCTGGCCGTGCAGGCGGAGGAGTCGCTCCGCACGGGGATCGGGCTGCTCGCGATCGAGCGCCAGGACGAACCGGGAGTCGTCGGGTACTGCGGCCTCGTCGTCGGCAGCGCATCCGTGGACGAGCCCGAGATGGCCTTCGAGCTGCTGCGCGACGTGCACGGTGCAGGGCTCGCGACGGAGGCGGCGCGCGCCGTGGTCGACGCCGCCCGGGCGTCCGGTCGTGCACGGCTCTGGTCGACGGTCCGCCGGTGGAACACCGCGTCCTTCCGCGTGCTGGAGAAGGCCGGCTTCACCGACAGCGGGCGCGTGACGCCGGATCCCCAGGACGGCGACACCGTGTGGATGACGTGCGATCTCCGGATCCCGACCGCGTCCGGCGCCTAG
- a CDS encoding class I SAM-dependent methyltransferase, whose product MPDLDPRIVALYDGDNPDGPDHDFDRALAEEVGARSVLDLGCGTGLLTVSLAMPGRRVVGVDPSAAMLDAARSRPGGDAVEWIHGDSRAIPAGPFDIAFLTGNVVQHIPDPEWIRTLADLRRSLRPGGTLTFESRNPDGRAWESWAGPAMTRETPHGPLEEWAEVEETGPGVVRVVFHSRFVATGEVVTDVQPFAFRDRATLTAQLDDAGFDVDAVHGDFARGPLTESSRVMVFVARAV is encoded by the coding sequence ATGCCCGACCTCGATCCCCGCATCGTCGCGCTCTACGACGGCGACAACCCGGACGGACCCGACCACGACTTCGACCGGGCGCTCGCCGAGGAGGTCGGGGCGCGTTCCGTGCTCGACCTCGGCTGCGGCACGGGCTTGCTCACCGTCTCGCTCGCGATGCCCGGGCGACGCGTCGTGGGCGTGGATCCGTCGGCCGCGATGCTCGACGCCGCGCGCAGCCGCCCGGGCGGCGACGCGGTCGAGTGGATCCACGGCGACAGCCGCGCCATCCCGGCCGGCCCCTTCGACATCGCGTTCCTCACCGGCAACGTCGTGCAGCACATCCCCGACCCGGAGTGGATCCGCACCCTCGCCGACCTCCGCCGCTCCCTCCGTCCGGGTGGCACGCTCACCTTCGAGAGCCGGAACCCGGACGGCCGCGCATGGGAGTCGTGGGCGGGTCCGGCGATGACGCGGGAGACCCCGCACGGCCCGCTCGAGGAGTGGGCGGAGGTCGAGGAGACGGGGCCGGGCGTCGTACGGGTGGTCTTCCACAGCCGCTTCGTCGCCACGGGCGAGGTGGTCACCGACGTCCAGCCCTTCGCGTTCCGCGACCGCGCGACGCTCACGGCCCAGCTCGACGACGCCGGGTTCGACGTGGACGCGGTGCACGGCGACTTCGCGCGCGGCCCGCTCACGGAGTCGTCGCGCGTGATGGTGTTCGTGGCGCGGGCGGTCTGA
- a CDS encoding aldo/keto reductase: MDAMADTEIPTTTFPDGRSAVALAQGTWNMGDEPSARATELDALRAGLDAGLTAIDTAEMYGSGRSEELVGEAIAGRRDEVFLISKVLPSNASRRGTGEAARRSLARLGTDRLDLYLLHWRGSHPLADTVAAMQELVEEGLIRAWGVSNLDARALDELAAIPGGDAVQTDQVLYNLAQRGPEADVIPWAGSRRMPVMAYSPLDQGRLATDPTLAALAQPLGVSAGQLALAWVLRQAPHVFATAKAATVAHVAENRAALDLEIPDETLAELDRAFPAPAGAGPLAMY; the protein is encoded by the coding sequence ATGGACGCGATGGCTGACACCGAGATCCCCACGACCACCTTCCCCGACGGCCGCAGCGCGGTCGCCCTCGCGCAGGGCACCTGGAACATGGGCGACGAGCCCTCCGCGCGCGCGACCGAGCTCGACGCCCTGCGCGCCGGCCTCGACGCCGGGCTCACCGCGATCGACACCGCCGAGATGTACGGGAGCGGGCGATCCGAGGAGCTCGTCGGCGAGGCGATCGCCGGCCGCCGCGACGAGGTGTTCCTCATCAGCAAGGTGCTGCCGTCGAACGCGTCGCGCCGTGGCACGGGCGAGGCCGCCCGCCGCAGCCTCGCCCGCCTCGGCACCGACCGGCTCGACCTGTACCTGCTGCACTGGCGCGGATCCCACCCGCTCGCCGACACGGTCGCCGCGATGCAGGAGCTCGTGGAGGAGGGCCTGATCCGCGCCTGGGGCGTCAGCAACCTCGACGCCCGCGCCCTCGACGAGCTGGCCGCGATCCCCGGCGGCGACGCCGTGCAGACCGATCAGGTGCTCTACAACCTCGCGCAGCGCGGGCCCGAGGCCGACGTGATCCCGTGGGCCGGCTCCCGCCGCATGCCCGTCATGGCCTACTCGCCGCTCGACCAGGGACGCCTCGCGACGGATCCGACCCTCGCCGCCCTCGCCCAGCCGCTCGGCGTGAGCGCGGGCCAGCTCGCGCTCGCCTGGGTCCTCCGCCAGGCGCCGCACGTCTTCGCGACCGCGAAGGCCGCGACCGTCGCGCACGTCGCCGAGAACCGCGCGGCGCTCGACCTCGAGATCCCGGACGAGACGCTCGCGGAGCTCGACCGGGCGTTCCCGGCACCCGCGGGCGCGGGTCCGCTCGCGATGTACTGA
- a CDS encoding MarR family winged helix-turn-helix transcriptional regulator, which yields MSTPQDLQDPLALDRQVSYSLVVAARSVTALYRPILDPLGLTHPQYLVLLALWARGPRSVKDLSHELQLDSATLSPLLKRLEAMGHVWRVRRATDERVLEIGLTDQGRELREKAVAIPQQIRDRLSMTEEQLEGLKTVLSQVIDNAKALPETI from the coding sequence ATGTCAACACCGCAGGACCTGCAGGACCCGCTCGCGCTCGACAGGCAGGTCAGCTACTCGCTCGTCGTCGCCGCCCGCAGCGTGACCGCCCTCTACCGACCCATCCTCGACCCTCTGGGGCTCACCCACCCCCAGTACCTCGTGCTCCTCGCCCTCTGGGCGCGCGGACCTCGCTCGGTCAAGGACCTGAGCCACGAGCTCCAGCTCGACAGCGCCACGCTCTCCCCGCTCCTCAAGCGGCTGGAGGCCATGGGCCACGTGTGGCGCGTCCGCCGGGCCACCGACGAGCGCGTGCTGGAGATCGGCCTCACCGACCAGGGCCGCGAGCTCCGTGAGAAGGCCGTCGCCATCCCGCAGCAGATCCGCGACCGCCTCTCCATGACGGAGGAGCAGCTCGAGGGTCTGAAGACCGTGCTGAGCCAGGTCATCGACAACGCGAAGGCCCTCCCCGAGACCATCTGA
- a CDS encoding GNAT family N-acetyltransferase yields the protein MTTTPAPVLATARFALEPLVVAHAREMVTVLADPALYRFTGGEPPSPAALEVRFARQAAGRSPDGSARWLVWILRERASGRAAGFVQATVTGDGDGDGARVAEVAWLVGTAAQGSGAAVECAAAMVAWLRQDGIGIVRANIHPDHAASAAVARRLGLTATDERVDGEVRWESRAG from the coding sequence ATGACGACGACGCCGGCCCCCGTGCTCGCCACGGCGCGGTTCGCGCTCGAGCCGCTGGTGGTCGCGCACGCGCGGGAGATGGTGACGGTGCTGGCGGATCCGGCCCTGTACCGCTTCACCGGGGGCGAGCCGCCGTCGCCCGCCGCGCTCGAGGTCCGCTTCGCACGGCAGGCGGCGGGGCGCTCGCCGGACGGGTCCGCTCGGTGGCTCGTGTGGATCCTCCGCGAGCGCGCGTCGGGGCGCGCGGCCGGTTTCGTGCAGGCGACCGTGACCGGCGACGGCGACGGCGACGGCGCGCGCGTGGCGGAGGTCGCGTGGCTCGTGGGCACCGCGGCGCAGGGATCCGGCGCGGCGGTCGAGTGCGCGGCGGCCATGGTCGCGTGGCTGCGGCAGGACGGCATCGGGATCGTGCGGGCGAACATCCACCCGGATCACGCGGCGTCCGCGGCCGTGGCCCGGCGGCTGGGGCTCACGGCGACCGACGAGCGGGTCGACGGCGAGGTGCGCTGGGAGTCGCGGGCGGGCTAG
- a CDS encoding M56 family metallopeptidase, which translates to MSDTVRAVLLLECYVTVTLLAPLLLGRLPLVAQRPVAMLAAWHGFLVTAVLSLGSGLGLLIHQGMAMQAGAGPQQDADTAPVAALPLAYVAAGVLGVLLFRIVEEGGRVVREARQRAGEVATLLLASRPYRVAGRDARLVESDVPLAALSPATGVILLTTEARARLDDDELAAVLEHETAHLEQRHALAVRIAQVSRAILPALPASQRLALSTTIAIEFIADDHAARVAGPATVAAALRKLDPDGGLSALRADRMRHPRGGHRVALRLLSAVACALPVLPLVIVLLPAA; encoded by the coding sequence GTGAGCGACACGGTCCGCGCGGTGCTCCTGCTGGAGTGCTACGTCACGGTCACCCTCCTGGCGCCGCTCCTCCTCGGCCGCCTGCCTCTCGTCGCCCAGCGGCCCGTCGCGATGCTGGCCGCCTGGCACGGGTTCCTCGTCACCGCGGTGCTGAGCCTCGGATCCGGGCTCGGCCTCCTCATCCACCAGGGCATGGCCATGCAGGCGGGCGCCGGCCCGCAGCAGGACGCGGACACGGCGCCCGTCGCCGCGCTCCCGCTGGCCTACGTGGCCGCGGGCGTGCTCGGCGTGCTGCTGTTCCGCATCGTGGAGGAGGGCGGCCGGGTGGTGCGCGAGGCCAGGCAGCGCGCAGGCGAGGTCGCGACCCTGCTGCTCGCGTCGCGGCCGTACCGGGTGGCCGGGCGGGATGCGCGCCTCGTCGAGTCCGACGTCCCGCTCGCCGCGCTCTCCCCCGCGACCGGCGTGATCCTCCTCACGACCGAGGCGCGCGCCCGCCTCGACGATGACGAGCTCGCGGCCGTGCTCGAGCACGAGACCGCGCACCTGGAGCAGCGGCACGCCCTCGCGGTGCGGATCGCGCAGGTCTCCCGCGCGATCCTGCCGGCGCTTCCCGCCAGCCAGCGCCTCGCGCTCTCCACCACCATCGCCATCGAGTTCATCGCCGACGACCACGCGGCCCGGGTCGCGGGGCCCGCCACGGTCGCCGCGGCCCTCCGCAAGCTGGATCCCGACGGCGGCCTCTCCGCCCTCCGCGCCGACCGCATGCGGCACCCCCGCGGCGGGCACCGGGTCGCGCTGCGGCTGCTGTCCGCGGTCGCGTGCGCGCTCCCCGTGCTGCCGCTGGTCATCGTGCTGCTGCCGGCGGCCTGA
- a CDS encoding DMT family transporter has translation MGTVWGASFLFMKVALEGVSFGQVSWTRLVLGAIALGLIVAARRLPLPKERVVWLHFAVVGVVGSAIPYSLFAWAEQHVTSGVASIYNATTPIMTALLATLAFRVERLGRRQLAGIALGILGVVVIIGPWRLAPNAEAAASGQPLLELAGQLACLGAALCYGITFGYLRRFLTHRGIPGVVTAFMQIGMGAAAMILATPFLATGPVSLDLPVVLSLVVLGVVGTGLAYLWNMNVLLAWGPTATSTVTYITPVVGVALGILVLGETLHWNEPAGAVLVLLGVLLSQGRRRAGRGSATRASATAAPAAAAPAATRTPPTPG, from the coding sequence ATGGGCACGGTGTGGGGCGCGAGCTTCCTCTTCATGAAGGTCGCGCTCGAGGGCGTCTCGTTCGGCCAGGTCTCGTGGACGCGGCTGGTGCTCGGCGCGATCGCGCTCGGCCTCATCGTCGCCGCGCGCCGCCTCCCGCTGCCGAAGGAGCGCGTGGTCTGGCTGCACTTCGCGGTGGTCGGCGTCGTCGGATCCGCCATCCCCTACTCGCTGTTCGCGTGGGCCGAGCAGCACGTCACGTCGGGCGTCGCCAGCATCTACAACGCGACCACGCCGATCATGACGGCCCTCCTCGCGACGCTCGCCTTCCGCGTCGAGAGGCTGGGCCGCCGGCAGCTCGCGGGCATCGCGCTCGGGATCCTCGGCGTCGTCGTGATCATCGGCCCCTGGCGCCTCGCGCCGAACGCGGAGGCCGCCGCGTCCGGCCAGCCCCTGCTCGAGCTCGCCGGCCAGCTCGCGTGCCTCGGCGCGGCCCTCTGCTACGGGATCACGTTCGGCTACCTCCGCCGGTTCCTCACGCACCGCGGGATCCCCGGCGTCGTCACCGCGTTCATGCAGATCGGCATGGGCGCCGCCGCGATGATCCTCGCCACCCCGTTCCTCGCGACAGGACCGGTGTCGCTCGACCTGCCCGTCGTCCTCAGCCTCGTGGTGCTCGGCGTCGTCGGCACGGGCCTCGCGTACCTCTGGAACATGAACGTGCTCCTCGCCTGGGGCCCCACCGCCACCTCCACCGTCACCTACATCACGCCCGTCGTCGGCGTCGCGCTCGGGATCCTCGTGCTCGGCGAGACCCTGCACTGGAACGAGCCCGCGGGCGCCGTCCTCGTGCTCCTCGGCGTGCTCCTCTCGCAGGGCCGCCGCCGCGCCGGCCGCGGATCCGCGACCCGGGCCTCCGCGACCGCCGCACCCGCCGCGGCCGCGCCCGCCGCGACGCGCACCCCTCCGACGCCCGGATAG